A stretch of DNA from Halobacteriovorax vibrionivorans:
TTACGTTTCTAGGTATTACCGCTTGAAACACTTTATCGCCGAAGTGCCTTCTAATCTCTTCAGAAACTTGTTTATGAAGAGAAGCTCTTCCATCAAACATAGTAAGGACGATTCCGTCCATTTCTAATGCTGGATTTAAATTCGCTTTTATTAGTTTTACTGTATTAATTAATTGAGCAAGACCTTCCATCGCTAAATACTCTGTTTGCATTGGCACGATAAAGCTATCAGCTGCGTTTAGAGCGTTTACAGTTAGAAGACCTAATGATGGTGGACAATCGATTAGAATGTAGTCATATGAGTCCATAATAGGCATGAAAGCTGTCTTTAACTTAGACTCACGTGCAAACTCAGATACTAATTCAATCTCGGCACCAGATAGATTATTGTCAGAAGGACAAATATGTAAGTTAGGAAGTTCTGTTTCATAAATTGCTTCACGAATATCAGTTCTTCCAATCATTGCATGATATACATTACTATTTGTATGCTGCGATGAATCAAGTCCTAAACTAACACTACCATTACCCTGCGGGTCTAGATCAATTACCAGAGTCTTTTTCTCGGCTACTGCTAGGCAGGCTGCTAGATTAATTGTGGTTGTTGTCTTACCAACACCACCCTTCTGATTCATGAGTGCAATAATTTTAGCCATTTATGTCTCCCCATATATATAGTTGTTACTATATTTTTAAAGAAATGAGGACAAAGTGACAAGATTTTTATTTTTATTTTTTCGAAAATTGTTAATTTCTGTTCCACGTAGAACATTCTTGTTCCTAAGAGCAATCATCATACGCCCCTCAGTACCAGGAATATCAACCAATGTTTCCTCTATAATGTCCCACTTACCACCAAGCCAATCAAGATCTTCAAGCTCGTAGAAATTTGGTCCCTTGTAAAAGATCACGTTTACTTTCTTATCCGTGATAATTTTAGGAAGCAGATTTTCAATAGTCGAAACAGCTTTGAATGTAATTGTGCAATCACGGTCAAAGTATACGTGCTCGAATCTCTGATGATATGTCTTAACATTATCTAAACCGATGGCCTCAGCAATTTGATTAACGACTTTGGATTTTTTCCCTCTAGCTTCAAATCCAATATACTTTTTGTCAGGATTAAGACTTGCTAAAGGCAGTAATGGAAAACCTCCACCGAAACCAATATCCACATGAATCTCAGTCTTGTCATAGATCTTCTTTAGTGACTCCACTTCTTCGATTGGCTTAACACTATCAACATATTGTTTCACGTGGAACTCTTCTGGTGTATTAATTCTTGTAAGGTTAATACCAGCAAATGGACCATTAATTTGTTCTAAATACTTTTGGCAAAACTCAGTATCTTTCATCATAAAATATTTCCTGCCACAAAGGCCAAGGTCGCAGGTCTAATACCTACTATTCTCTGGAGTTGCCCAAAGCTTTCTGGTTTAATTTCTGTTATACGTTGGCGGCATTCGAAGGAGATATTCTCACTTGCAACTAATTGCTCCCAATTAATAGGTTTTTTACTTAAGCGATTAATCTTAGCATTCTCCACTAATGCTCGATCAATATATCCTTCATATTTGAGAGAGATAGCTACTGTGCGAATCACATTTGGATCGAAGGCCATATTATTCTCACTCAATTCTCTAGTGAGAACATCTACTGGATTAAGTTGTGCTCTCTTTGAAAGTTCAGCAAGAGTTATATTTGAATTAAGCGGCCCATAACCCTTGTCTTTGAAATATTCTTTATTCTTTGGGTTAGCTTTATACGTATAGTTCTTCGCTACACTCCATATAATATTAAAGCTTCTTTCAAACTTATCCTGGTAGCGATCAACTTCTGCGAAGAGACCCAGTTCCTGACGATATTTTTTCATACGTAGAATTGTATTATCCTCACGTACGTAAAGACGGTTCTCATTTCTAGCAGTAAATAAACGATAAGGCTCATCTCTCTTATTAGAAACTAAATCCTCTACCATAACACCAATATATGAATCTTCACGATCAAGAATGAATTTGTCTGCACCTATTATAGACCTCGCTGCATTTATCCCTGCAATTAAACCTTGTCCTGCAGCTTCTTCATAACCAGAAGTTCCATTTACCTGTCCTGCAAAGTACAATCCTGGCATTTCCTTGGACTGAAGAGTTCGATCTAAGCATGTTGTATCAACAACATCATATTCCACAGCATAGCCATAGACAGCAATCTCTGCATTCTCTAGGCCTTCTATTGTTCTAATGAAATCCAACTGAATTTCACGTGGAAGAGATGTTGAGATGCCATTTGGATAAAAGGTATCTAATTCATGTGATTCAGGTTCAACAAAAACATGGTGAATATCTTTTTCTTCATAACGATAGGCCTTATCTTCAATAGAAGGACAGTACCTAGGACCAACGCCTTTAATTTGACCATTAAAAATAGGACTTCTCTCTTTATTCTCACGTATAATCCCAAGGGTCTTTTCATTAGTCTTTGTTAAATGACATGAAACTTGATCAATAAACCTCTCATTAAGTTCATGTCCATAGTGGAAGTTAACAGCATTAATATCGCTTTCCTGCTCTACCATCTTTGAAAAATCAATAGAATCACGTTTCAACCTAGCAGGAGTTCCTGTTTTAAACCTTGTTTTAAGTGCAGTAACACCCACAAAGATATTCTCTAGAGAATCGGCCTTTAGACAATCAACACGTCCACCATCAGACTGCTCCTCACCTGTATGCATTTTTCCAGCAAGGAAAGTTCCTGTTGTTACAACAATCTTCTTAGAGAGATACTCACCTTCTGTTGTCTTAATGAGAAACTGCTCTTGATCTTTACTAACCCTTTCCACCATTTCACGAATAACGGTGATATTCTCATTGGCAGCAACCTCAGCTTCTGCGTTTCTTGCATAGACCTCTTTATCGATTTGGACACGTGTCGACTGGACAGCGTAACCCTTTGATTCATTTAATGTACGGTATTGAATAGCGCTGCGATCTGCAAGCTTTCCCATAATGCCGCCAAGGGCATCAATCTCACGAACTACCTGACCTTTACCAACACCACCAACTGCTGGGTTACAGGGAGCTGAAGCAATACTTACCCCTGGCATCGTTACGATCGCAACCTTTAAATCGAATTGAGCAGCGGCCCAAGCAGCTTCAAGCCCAGCATGTCCCCCACCTATAATTGCTACATCAAACATAGTTTTTCCAATTTCACACGTGTTCCACGTGGAACTATTACCCTGGCTTGTTCTACGTGGAACAAATGGGCGCAGTTCTAATAATAAAGTTCTACGTGGAACATTTAAGCTATATTTTAAGAAAAATCAATGGTTTATATATTATTTACCGATACAGAAGTTAGTAAATATATGTGTCAGGGTATCATCTGGACTGATAATTCCAATAAGTTCTGCGGTTTTCTTTTCAAGTATTGAAACTTCAGAGGATATGATAGCGATATCATCTAAGTATTTGATATTACTAGAGAATTCACTAAATTTACTATAAATATCATTGATGACAATACGGTGTCTTTCGATTGATATCGGGTCACTATTACGTAATTTCGT
This window harbors:
- the mnmG gene encoding tRNA uridine-5-carboxymethylaminomethyl(34) synthesis enzyme MnmG, with amino-acid sequence MFDVAIIGGGHAGLEAAWAAAQFDLKVAIVTMPGVSIASAPCNPAVGGVGKGQVVREIDALGGIMGKLADRSAIQYRTLNESKGYAVQSTRVQIDKEVYARNAEAEVAANENITVIREMVERVSKDQEQFLIKTTEGEYLSKKIVVTTGTFLAGKMHTGEEQSDGGRVDCLKADSLENIFVGVTALKTRFKTGTPARLKRDSIDFSKMVEQESDINAVNFHYGHELNERFIDQVSCHLTKTNEKTLGIIRENKERSPIFNGQIKGVGPRYCPSIEDKAYRYEEKDIHHVFVEPESHELDTFYPNGISTSLPREIQLDFIRTIEGLENAEIAVYGYAVEYDVVDTTCLDRTLQSKEMPGLYFAGQVNGTSGYEEAAGQGLIAGINAARSIIGADKFILDREDSYIGVMVEDLVSNKRDEPYRLFTARNENRLYVREDNTILRMKKYRQELGLFAEVDRYQDKFERSFNIIWSVAKNYTYKANPKNKEYFKDKGYGPLNSNITLAELSKRAQLNPVDVLTRELSENNMAFDPNVIRTVAISLKYEGYIDRALVENAKINRLSKKPINWEQLVASENISFECRQRITEIKPESFGQLQRIVGIRPATLAFVAGNIL
- a CDS encoding 16S rRNA (guanine(527)-N(7))-methyltransferase RsmG, whose amino-acid sequence is MMKDTEFCQKYLEQINGPFAGINLTRINTPEEFHVKQYVDSVKPIEEVESLKKIYDKTEIHVDIGFGGGFPLLPLASLNPDKKYIGFEARGKKSKVVNQIAEAIGLDNVKTYHQRFEHVYFDRDCTITFKAVSTIENLLPKIITDKKVNVIFYKGPNFYELEDLDWLGGKWDIIEETLVDIPGTEGRMMIALRNKNVLRGTEINNFRKNKNKNLVTLSSFL
- a CDS encoding ParA family protein codes for the protein MAKIIALMNQKGGVGKTTTTINLAACLAVAEKKTLVIDLDPQGNGSVSLGLDSSQHTNSNVYHAMIGRTDIREAIYETELPNLHICPSDNNLSGAEIELVSEFARESKLKTAFMPIMDSYDYILIDCPPSLGLLTVNALNAADSFIVPMQTEYLAMEGLAQLINTVKLIKANLNPALEMDGIVLTMFDGRASLHKQVSEEIRRHFGDKVFQAVIPRNVKLAECPSFGKPIILYDIESKGSEAYLALAKELIIKDRAQSVETQNGLPEVPSVDNVDNTLQGNIQ